The proteins below are encoded in one region of Bacteroides uniformis:
- a CDS encoding fimbrillin family protein — translation MKGKAEDIGMKRLCSILLALLLLFGACSGEESKNGLPQENLPIGFSGVITMTRGTGKFATAGELKNVGVFAYFTHGKFNENTAIPNFMYNQLVEKQQDEGTWSYSPVKFWPDNSTTDKISFFAYAPYVNEVENGYLSFQDEGTASGFPVLGYTVPIAVNNQIDFLAATPVMNQNNGNVTFKLHHTLTKVNVYIKSNDNTEGKSVTSFSITGMKSGLLTYYNPTADSDIGWKWTYPSADEKENFTTGIISFPVPDTIIEEKKLLATFFLLPAGAGSKFNISYQYTAKDSNNALVVQTVSMENQSLPLTDNWASGRTVSYTIGIARKAITVIPENGPVSWEENAETETVIGTEAKQETD, via the coding sequence ATGAAAGGAAAAGCAGAAGATATAGGGATGAAGCGGTTGTGTAGCATCCTCCTTGCATTACTTTTGTTGTTTGGAGCATGCAGTGGGGAAGAAAGTAAGAACGGACTTCCGCAGGAGAATCTTCCTATCGGCTTTTCTGGAGTTATTACAATGACGAGGGGAACCGGGAAATTTGCCACTGCCGGTGAACTTAAGAATGTGGGAGTGTTTGCATATTTTACACATGGAAAATTCAACGAGAATACTGCCATACCGAATTTTATGTATAACCAGCTTGTGGAAAAACAACAGGATGAGGGAACATGGTCTTATAGTCCGGTCAAGTTTTGGCCGGACAATTCCACCACGGATAAAATCAGTTTCTTTGCTTATGCCCCTTACGTGAATGAAGTGGAAAATGGTTACCTCTCTTTTCAGGATGAAGGAACGGCAAGCGGATTTCCGGTGTTGGGGTATACCGTTCCGATAGCTGTAAATAATCAGATAGATTTTCTTGCCGCAACTCCGGTAATGAATCAAAACAATGGTAATGTAACTTTCAAACTGCACCATACACTGACCAAGGTCAATGTCTATATAAAAAGTAATGATAATACGGAGGGAAAGTCAGTAACTTCCTTCTCGATTACGGGAATGAAGAGTGGATTGCTTACCTATTATAATCCTACAGCAGATAGTGACATAGGCTGGAAGTGGACATATCCATCGGCTGATGAAAAGGAAAACTTTACCACCGGTATAATAAGTTTTCCGGTACCGGATACAATTATAGAAGAAAAGAAACTGCTTGCAACCTTCTTTCTGCTTCCTGCCGGGGCAGGAAGTAAGTTCAATATTTCTTATCAATATACGGCCAAAGATAGTAATAATGCTCTTGTTGTTCAAACTGTCAGTATGGAAAACCAGTCTTTGCCTCTGACTGATAATTGGGCTTCGGGAAGGACCGTCAGCTATACTATAGGTATAGCACGAAAGGCAATTACTGTGATACCGGAGAACGGTCCCGTATCATGGGAAGAGAATGCTGAAACCGAGACAGTTATTGGAACGGAAGCAAAACAAGAGACTGATTGA
- a CDS encoding fimbrillin family protein, whose product MKRYMKFFTGIVFWGILLVCSACTDEYEANNGGMKECCEGVPFTVRAIVADFEELSNAGKSSTRTSVRDEHFKMEFVDGDSIGVFAIKDGAIMDNIDNAKLVYNMSSGSWNPVGNGTLYWYDGVSYVAYYPYRKNITIDLSKGMDGAIASLTGNEKLQPAKDQSTTEKHIVSDLLVATGVPAIDNSSGIILNLLFQHQFALLVLQPQVYVGCFAPEKAGFVYHRESRVLGTDSAAINVSLNGITPYQIDSLKYCAIVPPQANARVTGNYMTTDGRDDTNIKINYSGSSISFTSGKCYTLKVISPVPGKGSIERKLYPGDFVFQNEIDKRIEVHPGNGKLEEDGKIYDYENAIGMVITCDPERMTDERCNKKGWNHAYVMMLDSLKEGNWGPMDLIEADIDTISIADVKSKHDFSRIKNNMNGYSETLQMLANHEGDASFVSDCRAFYLVKTYNNSNKVPDGIERSPWFLPSIGQWFDVLVNICGKSPENFRHNTGNGLQDEKWGQETLDKLEGQLSKVGKSLPQFNVNYRLGFSCSSQYDKDRSWMLLWHIDDPLYKWERVCLQGYNKTSAWHVRPFFAF is encoded by the coding sequence ATGAAAAGATATATGAAATTTTTCACTGGAATAGTCTTTTGGGGCATCCTTTTAGTGTGTAGTGCATGCACTGACGAATACGAAGCAAACAATGGAGGTATGAAGGAGTGCTGTGAGGGAGTACCCTTTACAGTCCGGGCTATAGTCGCTGATTTTGAAGAGCTCTCCAATGCAGGAAAGTCCTCTACACGTACCTCTGTAAGGGACGAACATTTTAAAATGGAGTTTGTCGATGGTGATTCGATTGGTGTTTTTGCCATAAAGGACGGTGCTATAATGGATAATATTGATAATGCCAAATTGGTTTACAATATGTCAAGCGGCAGTTGGAATCCGGTGGGAAATGGTACACTTTATTGGTATGATGGAGTGAGTTATGTCGCTTACTATCCATATAGGAAGAATATCACAATAGATCTCTCAAAAGGTATGGACGGAGCTATTGCTTCACTGACCGGGAATGAAAAACTGCAACCTGCGAAGGACCAGTCCACAACAGAAAAGCATATTGTCAGCGATTTGTTGGTTGCCACCGGCGTACCTGCTATTGACAATTCTTCCGGAATAATCCTGAACTTGCTGTTTCAACACCAGTTTGCATTGCTTGTGTTGCAACCGCAAGTATACGTAGGTTGTTTTGCACCAGAAAAAGCAGGCTTTGTTTACCATAGGGAATCGAGGGTTTTAGGAACAGACTCGGCGGCTATTAATGTGAGTCTGAACGGTATTACTCCATATCAGATAGATTCTTTGAAATATTGTGCCATTGTTCCGCCGCAAGCAAATGCACGGGTTACCGGAAACTATATGACTACCGATGGCAGAGATGATACGAATATAAAGATAAATTATTCGGGCAGCTCCATCAGTTTTACTTCTGGAAAATGCTATACCTTGAAGGTTATTAGTCCCGTACCCGGTAAAGGAAGTATAGAAAGAAAGCTTTATCCCGGGGATTTTGTCTTTCAGAACGAAATCGATAAAAGAATAGAAGTACATCCCGGAAACGGGAAGTTGGAAGAAGATGGGAAAATCTATGATTATGAAAATGCTATCGGAATGGTAATTACTTGCGATCCGGAAAGGATGACAGACGAGAGGTGTAATAAAAAAGGATGGAATCATGCCTATGTGATGATGTTGGATAGTTTGAAAGAAGGGAATTGGGGACCGATGGATTTAATCGAAGCGGATATTGATACAATATCAATAGCTGATGTGAAGTCAAAGCATGATTTTAGCAGAATTAAGAATAACATGAACGGGTACTCTGAAACTTTACAAATGCTGGCAAATCATGAGGGTGATGCATCTTTTGTAAGCGACTGTCGTGCTTTTTATCTGGTGAAAACTTACAATAACAGCAATAAGGTGCCGGATGGGATCGAACGTAGTCCGTGGTTTCTGCCAAGCATAGGGCAATGGTTTGATGTATTGGTGAATATTTGTGGAAAATCTCCGGAAAACTTTCGGCACAATACCGGTAATGGTTTACAAGATGAAAAGTGGGGACAGGAAACGTTAGATAAATTAGAAGGACAGTTATCCAAAGTTGGTAAATCGTTACCGCAGTTTAACGTGAACTACAGACTTGGTTTCAGTTGCAGTTCTCAATATGATAAAGATAGAAGCTGGATGCTTCTCTGGCATATTGATGATCCCTTATATAAGTGGGAAAGGGTTTGCTTACAAGGATATAATAAGACTTCTGCATGGCATGTCCGGCCGTTTTTTGCATTTTAA
- a CDS encoding zeta toxin family protein, translated as MNEKNPTLCIVAGPNGSGKTSTTVQLLHNEWAENSLYINPDNIAQEQYGDWNSPVAVLKAAELATKMRYECLRKRQDFVFETVFSSDEKLAFVEEAKKAGFFIRIFFVCTNNPEINVRRITQRYLNGGHEVPISKIISRYYKSLLNIGKAISLVDRVYVYDNSIENQIPRLLFRTVNGTLFKQYVEEIPQWAQFLIK; from the coding sequence ATGAACGAAAAAAATCCGACACTTTGTATAGTAGCTGGTCCGAATGGTTCGGGTAAAACTTCTACGACAGTGCAACTGCTTCATAATGAATGGGCAGAAAATAGCCTTTACATTAATCCTGATAATATAGCGCAAGAACAATATGGTGATTGGAATTCTCCCGTTGCAGTATTGAAGGCAGCAGAATTGGCGACTAAAATGCGTTATGAGTGTTTAAGGAAAAGGCAAGATTTTGTATTTGAAACAGTCTTTTCCTCAGACGAAAAACTTGCATTTGTTGAAGAAGCAAAAAAAGCAGGATTTTTTATTCGCATTTTTTTTGTCTGTACAAATAATCCTGAGATAAATGTACGGCGTATTACACAGCGCTATTTGAATGGAGGGCATGAAGTTCCCATTTCCAAAATTATTTCCCGTTATTATAAATCGTTATTGAATATAGGCAAAGCAATATCCTTGGTTGATAGGGTATATGTCTACGATAATTCAATAGAAAATCAAATTCCTCGATTATTGTTCCGCACTGTAAACGGGACCCTCTTCAAACAATATGTAGAGGAAATCCCGCAGTGGGCACAGTTCCTTATCAAATAG
- a CDS encoding cob(I)yrinic acid a,c-diamide adenosyltransferase — translation MKRVYTKTGDKGTTGIHGGARVPKDDIRIEANGCLDELNAVIGIVRSMLAAKDAWQELLHAVQRELMVVMSHVATPSGVVNPNPLSAAELTLRCEQEMDAMTVLLTDNGYFLLPGGTPISAQLQFARTVARRAERRLWTLHRQDPVNEDILRFINRLSDLFFVMARMEMQRQDWPEEKWQEFAYKRKRL, via the coding sequence ATGAAAAGAGTCTATACCAAAACTGGAGACAAAGGAACAACGGGTATTCATGGTGGCGCGCGTGTGCCGAAAGATGACATCCGTATCGAGGCAAACGGATGCCTTGATGAATTGAATGCCGTGATTGGTATCGTGCGCTCCATGCTGGCGGCAAAAGATGCCTGGCAGGAGTTGCTGCATGCTGTCCAGCGGGAACTGATGGTGGTGATGAGCCATGTGGCCACTCCCTCGGGAGTGGTGAACCCTAATCCGCTTTCTGCCGCAGAGCTCACGCTACGCTGTGAGCAGGAGATGGATGCCATGACCGTCCTGCTGACGGACAACGGCTACTTCCTTTTGCCTGGTGGCACTCCCATATCAGCCCAACTGCAGTTTGCCCGTACCGTGGCCCGCCGTGCCGAACGCCGTTTGTGGACACTCCATCGCCAAGACCCTGTGAACGAGGATATTCTGCGCTTCATCAACCGCCTTTCGGACTTGTTCTTCGTCATGGCCCGCATGGAGATGCAGCGGCAGGACTGGCCGGAGGAGAAATGGCAAGAGTTTGCCTACAAAAGGAAAAGACTGTAA
- the pncB gene encoding nicotinate phosphoribosyltransferase, whose protein sequence is MIHTILDTDLYKFTTSYAYIKLFPYAMGTFSFKDRDDTAYTDTFLKELQEAVDSLAQTVLTAEELEYMTRHCRFLPRVYWEWLSSFRFQPEKVSIHLDEDRHLNIEITDYLYKATLYEVPLLSIVSEIKNRSLGNVADMDGILCKLSEKVALSNRHQLYFSEFGTRRRFSFEVQDKVIDRLKEAAEYCTGTSNCHFAMKYGMKPMGTHPHEWFMFHGAQFGYKHANYMALENWVNVYDGDLGIALSDTYTSGIFLSNLSRKQAKLFDGVRCDSGDEFDFTDKLVARYRELGIDPTTKTIVFSNALDFGKALDIQEHCRGKIRCSFGIGTNLTNDTGFKPSNIVMKLTQCKMNVNQEWRECVKLSDDAGKHIGSEAEVRACLYDLRLGQQIEPLC, encoded by the coding sequence ATGATTCATACCATACTCGATACAGACCTTTACAAATTCACCACCTCGTATGCCTACATCAAATTGTTTCCCTATGCCATGGGCACTTTCAGCTTCAAGGACAGAGACGACACCGCCTATACGGACACGTTTCTGAAGGAACTGCAAGAGGCGGTGGACAGCCTGGCACAGACCGTACTTACTGCCGAAGAGCTGGAATACATGACCCGCCACTGCCGTTTCCTGCCGAGGGTCTATTGGGAGTGGCTCTCCTCCTTCCGCTTCCAGCCGGAGAAGGTAAGCATCCATCTGGACGAGGACCGGCACCTGAACATTGAAATCACGGACTATCTGTACAAGGCCACCCTTTACGAAGTCCCCCTGCTTTCCATCGTATCCGAAATAAAGAACCGTTCTTTGGGAAACGTGGCCGACATGGACGGCATACTCTGCAAACTGTCCGAAAAGGTGGCACTCTCCAACCGACACCAGCTGTATTTTTCAGAGTTCGGCACCCGGAGACGCTTCTCGTTCGAGGTACAGGACAAAGTCATAGACCGTCTGAAGGAAGCCGCCGAATACTGTACCGGGACTTCCAACTGCCACTTCGCCATGAAATACGGCATGAAGCCTATGGGGACGCATCCGCATGAATGGTTCATGTTCCACGGCGCACAGTTCGGCTACAAACACGCCAACTACATGGCCTTGGAAAACTGGGTGAACGTGTACGACGGTGACTTGGGCATCGCACTGTCCGATACCTATACCTCCGGCATTTTCTTAAGTAACCTGAGCCGCAAGCAGGCCAAACTATTCGACGGTGTACGCTGCGACTCCGGCGATGAATTCGATTTCACCGACAAGCTCGTTGCCCGCTACCGCGAACTGGGCATCGACCCTACCACTAAAACCATCGTCTTCAGCAATGCGCTCGACTTTGGCAAGGCACTCGACATCCAGGAGCATTGCAGGGGCAAAATCCGCTGCTCCTTCGGCATCGGCACCAATCTGACGAATGATACCGGATTCAAGCCCTCCAACATTGTAATGAAACTGACGCAATGCAAGATGAACGTCAACCAGGAATGGCGCGAATGCGTGAAGCTGTCCGACGATGCAGGAAAGCATATCGGCAGCGAAGCGGAAGTACGGGCATGTCTGTATGATTTAAGGCTCGGACAGCAAATAGAACCCCTATGCTGA
- a CDS encoding ABC transporter permease, with product MKDKEFGCAMKALRMVIRREWHRMTSRRLYLGVCVVLPLFCLFFMATIFGNGQMENIPVGIVDLDNTATSRNISRRISAAPTFRVTEHFTDEADARRALQQKDIYGYLVIPPRFEQKAVTGTGATLTYYYHYALLSVGSELMAAFENTLAPVALSPIVMQAEALGVSGEQIQTFLLPVEASTHPLYNPDMDYSIYLSQPFFFVLFQILILLTTVYSIGSELKFGSVGEWLETARGNILTAVAGKLLPYTLIFSSIGILANYVLFGPLHIPFAGSLWLMNAVTVLFIIATQALAVFIYSVFPKIAYIISVVSMVGSLGATLSGVTFPVTAMYAPVHAASYLFPVRHFTEAAQAMIYFDAGFAYFWQSVATLFIFLLAALLILPLLKWWIKKEIREEAISASPSPCPPTALSTAFVIRHEWHAIATNPAILLVLAGGIFLYGLLYNYMYAPNLVRKAPVAVVDLSHSALSREYIRLLDATPQTAVYGQTPNILEARQWMKQGDVAGILYLPADFEARVARGETSVFVLYAATDAFLNFKGLQESSARVMLAVNDAHRMEGTVFLPPQGLLAVASSAPVSVSGTALYNYTEGYGSYLIPAVLIVIIFQTMLMVIAMLTGEEAEARRKGIRLMRADSLKDTLRIVGGRTFVYFMLYVVFSLFLLGLLPHLFSIPHIGSGGDIVTMMIPFLLGTSFLALAVSRWFTDSEAPLLMIAFFSVGYIFLSGVSYPLELMPWYWQTAHYLFPAGPAVLAFVKLNSMGGTLADVWPQMLTMWIQVLVYGTLALCTTRHLYGKGKVKA from the coding sequence ATGAAAGATAAAGAATTTGGCTGCGCAATGAAAGCGCTTCGCATGGTTATCCGTCGCGAATGGCACCGCATGACCTCCCGCCGTCTATACCTCGGCGTCTGCGTCGTGCTGCCTTTGTTCTGTCTGTTCTTCATGGCCACCATCTTCGGAAACGGACAGATGGAGAACATTCCCGTAGGTATCGTCGACCTGGACAACACTGCCACTTCGCGCAATATCTCCCGGCGCATCTCTGCCGCCCCCACCTTCCGTGTGACGGAGCACTTCACCGACGAAGCCGACGCCCGCCGGGCATTGCAACAGAAGGACATATACGGCTACCTCGTCATCCCGCCCCGCTTCGAACAGAAGGCGGTGACGGGAACTGGCGCAACGCTCACCTATTATTACCACTATGCCCTTCTTTCGGTAGGCAGCGAGCTGATGGCGGCGTTCGAGAATACGCTTGCCCCCGTGGCGCTCTCGCCCATCGTGATGCAGGCCGAAGCTCTGGGAGTCAGCGGAGAACAGATACAGACCTTTCTGCTCCCCGTAGAAGCCAGTACCCATCCCCTCTACAATCCGGACATGGACTACTCCATCTACCTGAGCCAGCCTTTCTTTTTCGTACTGTTCCAGATACTCATCCTGCTCACCACCGTCTACTCCATAGGCAGCGAACTGAAATTCGGCAGCGTCGGCGAATGGCTGGAGACGGCACGAGGCAATATCCTCACTGCCGTAGCAGGGAAACTGCTGCCCTATACCCTCATCTTCTCGTCCATCGGTATCCTGGCAAACTATGTACTGTTCGGCCCGCTACATATCCCCTTCGCTGGCAGTCTGTGGCTGATGAATGCAGTGACCGTGCTCTTCATCATCGCTACCCAGGCATTGGCGGTCTTTATCTATTCTGTCTTTCCCAAGATTGCCTATATCATCAGTGTAGTATCCATGGTGGGGTCGTTGGGGGCTACGCTGTCCGGAGTCACGTTTCCCGTTACAGCCATGTATGCGCCCGTGCATGCGGCCTCCTACCTCTTCCCCGTGCGGCACTTCACGGAGGCGGCGCAAGCCATGATTTACTTCGATGCAGGATTTGCCTACTTCTGGCAGTCGGTAGCCACACTCTTCATCTTCTTGCTGGCAGCACTGCTGATACTGCCATTGCTGAAATGGTGGATAAAAAAAGAGATAAGGGAAGAAGCAATCTCCGCCTCCCCATCACCTTGCCCACCTACCGCATTGTCAACAGCTTTCGTCATCCGCCACGAGTGGCATGCCATCGCCACCAATCCCGCCATCCTGCTCGTGCTGGCAGGCGGTATCTTCCTCTACGGACTGCTCTACAACTACATGTACGCCCCCAACCTGGTGCGCAAGGCTCCTGTCGCAGTGGTAGACCTCTCCCACTCTGCCCTCAGCCGCGAATACATCCGGCTGCTCGACGCCACTCCCCAGACCGCCGTCTACGGCCAGACACCCAACATCCTCGAAGCCCGCCAATGGATGAAGCAGGGCGACGTGGCAGGCATCCTTTACCTGCCTGCCGACTTCGAGGCACGTGTGGCACGGGGCGAGACTTCGGTCTTCGTGCTCTATGCCGCCACGGACGCTTTCCTCAACTTCAAAGGACTGCAAGAATCCAGTGCGCGCGTCATGCTTGCCGTGAACGATGCCCACCGCATGGAGGGCACCGTATTCCTACCTCCGCAAGGACTGCTGGCAGTGGCTTCGTCCGCTCCCGTCAGCGTGTCCGGCACGGCGCTCTACAACTATACAGAGGGCTACGGTTCCTATCTGATTCCCGCCGTCCTAATTGTCATCATCTTCCAGACGATGCTGATGGTGATTGCCATGCTGACGGGCGAGGAAGCGGAAGCCCGAAGAAAAGGAATACGGCTGATGCGTGCCGACTCATTGAAGGATACATTACGGATTGTCGGAGGCAGGACCTTCGTATACTTCATGCTCTACGTGGTGTTTTCCCTATTCCTGCTGGGACTGTTGCCGCACCTGTTCAGCATCCCACACATCGGCAGCGGAGGAGACATCGTCACAATGATGATACCCTTCCTGCTGGGCACGAGTTTCCTTGCCCTGGCCGTCTCCCGCTGGTTTACAGACTCCGAAGCGCCGTTGCTGATGATAGCCTTCTTCTCTGTGGGCTATATCTTCCTTTCGGGCGTGTCCTATCCGCTGGAGCTGATGCCGTGGTATTGGCAGACAGCCCACTATCTGTTTCCGGCAGGTCCTGCCGTACTTGCTTTTGTAAAACTGAATTCAATGGGTGGAACGCTGGCCGACGTATGGCCGCAGATGCTGACGATGTGGATACAAGTATTGGTCTATGGAACTTTGGCGCTCTGCACTACACGCCACCTCTACGGAAAAGGAAAAGTGAAGGCATAA
- a CDS encoding HlyD family secretion protein → MKINNKSISIAFVIILAATVIISLAGILLMSRQPLVLQGQVEATEIRISGKLPGRVDSFLVQEGDWVKAGDTLVVINSPTIEAKYRQVNALEQVAQEQNKKIDAGTRRQIVATARQLWNKTQSDLALAKTTYQRIVTLYKDSVVTSQRRDEVEAMYKAAQAAERAAYEQYQMAVDGAQSEDRASARSLVEAAQSTVDEVSSLLVDSRLTAPEDGQIATIFPKRGELVAPGTPIMSLVVMDDAHVVLNIREDLMPQFKMGGTFRADVPAIDGKDIEFRIYYISPLGSFATWKSTKQTGSYDMQTFEIHARPTQQVEGLRPGMSVLLKMKNEK, encoded by the coding sequence ATGAAAATCAATAATAAAAGCATCAGCATTGCATTCGTCATTATCCTGGCTGCAACGGTCATCATTTCGCTTGCCGGCATATTACTCATGAGCCGGCAGCCCCTGGTCCTGCAAGGACAAGTGGAAGCAACGGAAATACGTATCAGCGGGAAGCTGCCCGGACGTGTGGACTCCTTCCTCGTACAAGAGGGCGACTGGGTGAAGGCAGGCGATACGCTTGTCGTCATCAACAGCCCCACCATCGAAGCCAAATACCGCCAGGTGAATGCCCTGGAGCAGGTGGCCCAGGAGCAGAACAAGAAGATAGACGCCGGTACCCGCCGCCAGATTGTAGCCACCGCCCGGCAACTCTGGAACAAGACGCAGAGCGACCTTGCCCTCGCCAAGACTACTTACCAGCGCATTGTAACGCTTTATAAGGACAGTGTCGTCACCTCCCAGCGGCGTGACGAGGTGGAAGCCATGTACAAAGCCGCCCAAGCCGCCGAACGTGCCGCCTACGAGCAATATCAGATGGCCGTGGACGGAGCGCAGAGCGAGGACCGCGCCTCGGCCCGTAGCTTGGTGGAAGCGGCGCAAAGCACTGTCGATGAAGTCTCCTCCCTCCTCGTCGACTCCCGTCTCACCGCTCCCGAAGACGGCCAGATAGCCACCATCTTCCCCAAACGCGGAGAACTGGTGGCTCCCGGCACTCCCATCATGAGCCTCGTCGTGATGGACGATGCACACGTGGTACTGAATATACGCGAGGACCTGATGCCGCAGTTCAAGATGGGAGGTACTTTCCGTGCCGATGTCCCCGCCATCGACGGCAAGGACATTGAATTCCGCATCTATTACATCAGTCCGCTGGGCAGCTTCGCCACCTGGAAATCCACCAAACAGACGGGCAGCTATGACATGCAGACGTTCGAGATACACGCACGTCCCACACAGCAGGTAGAGGGATTGAGACCGGGGATGTCCGTACTCTTAAAAATGAAGAATGAAAAATGA
- a CDS encoding TolC family protein, which yields MNNLLCRRFFPAAACVLLAIGGVAAQTSLPLSFGDALRQMQNGNRSLKIADKGIEAARAERDKLNALWYPSLQGAGTFVHLSEKIEVKQPLSQFTDPAKDFVHNIVPDDQFISSILDQIGSHTLAFPLAPRNLTSVGLTAEWVVFSGGKRIRASKIGNTMIDIARENRGQTDATQRTLLAESYFGLKLAQEVVRVRQETYNSLQRHYQNALKLEAAGMIDKAGRLFAQVNMDETARSLEAARKEASVVQSALRTLLNLQDTCSIHPTSELFINDQLPAKEEFLQAMRVENYTVNQLQLQSQIARQQLRIDQSDYLPDIAVFGKQTLYAHGIQSNLVPRTIVGVGFTWNLFDGLAREKRIRQSKIAQQTLALGQEKAKEDLSVGIDKLYTQLQKAQDNVRALNTTIELSEELVRIRKKSFAEGMATSTEVVDAETMLATVRVARLAAYYEYDVALMNLLAICGTPERFEKYFETTY from the coding sequence ATGAATAATCTATTATGCCGGAGATTCTTTCCGGCTGCTGCCTGCGTACTGCTTGCCATCGGTGGAGTGGCCGCACAAACCTCCCTTCCCCTTAGCTTCGGTGATGCCCTAAGGCAGATGCAAAACGGCAACCGCAGCCTGAAAATAGCCGACAAGGGAATTGAAGCCGCCCGTGCGGAACGTGACAAACTGAATGCCCTCTGGTACCCCTCCCTGCAAGGTGCCGGTACGTTCGTGCATCTTTCCGAAAAGATAGAGGTAAAACAGCCCCTTTCCCAGTTCACCGACCCGGCAAAGGACTTTGTGCACAACATCGTGCCGGACGACCAATTCATCAGCAGCATACTCGACCAGATAGGCTCCCATACCCTTGCCTTTCCACTGGCTCCACGCAACCTGACTTCCGTCGGCCTGACCGCCGAATGGGTCGTATTCTCCGGCGGCAAGCGCATCCGGGCCTCGAAGATAGGCAACACCATGATAGACATTGCCCGCGAAAACCGGGGACAGACCGATGCCACGCAACGCACCCTGCTGGCAGAAAGCTACTTCGGGCTGAAACTTGCGCAAGAGGTAGTACGCGTGCGGCAGGAGACTTACAACAGTCTGCAACGCCATTACCAGAATGCCCTTAAACTGGAAGCTGCCGGCATGATAGACAAGGCAGGCCGGCTCTTTGCCCAAGTGAATATGGATGAAACTGCCCGTTCACTGGAGGCTGCCCGGAAGGAGGCCTCCGTCGTGCAAAGTGCCCTGCGCACCCTGCTCAACCTGCAAGACACATGCAGCATCCATCCTACTTCGGAGCTTTTCATCAACGACCAACTGCCCGCCAAAGAGGAGTTCCTGCAAGCCATGCGGGTGGAGAACTACACCGTGAACCAACTGCAACTGCAGTCACAGATTGCCCGCCAGCAGCTCCGCATCGACCAGAGCGACTACCTGCCGGACATCGCCGTATTCGGCAAGCAGACCCTCTATGCCCACGGCATACAGAGCAACCTCGTCCCCCGCACCATCGTAGGCGTGGGCTTCACCTGGAACCTGTTCGACGGACTGGCGCGTGAGAAGCGCATCCGCCAGTCGAAGATAGCCCAGCAGACCCTTGCCCTGGGACAAGAAAAAGCCAAAGAAGACCTGAGCGTAGGCATCGACAAGCTCTACACCCAACTGCAAAAGGCACAAGACAACGTACGCGCCTTGAATACCACCATCGAGCTGAGCGAAGAGCTGGTGCGAATCCGCAAGAAATCCTTTGCCGAAGGCATGGCAACCAGTACCGAGGTCGTAGATGCGGAAACGATGCTGGCAACCGTCCGCGTGGCGCGTCTGGCAGCCTACTACGAATATGATGTGGCACTGATGAACCTGCTGGCTATCTGCGGAACGCCGGAACGGTTCGAGAAATATTTCGAGACAACTTATTAA